A portion of the Oscillospiraceae bacterium genome contains these proteins:
- a CDS encoding 8-oxo-dGTP diphosphatase: MNLGAFMDPEYPIFSTTLCYLERDDAYLMLHRIKKQDDYNHDKWVGVGGKFERFESPEDCLVREVREETGLTLTRWRCRGLLTFVWGNMTEFIHLYTADGWQGEMVQGDACKEGVLEWVPKEKVTELPIWEGDKIFFRLLNGDRPYFSLKLVYDGDTLKQAVLDGKQIVGKT, translated from the coding sequence ATGAACTTAGGTGCTTTTATGGATCCGGAGTACCCCATCTTCAGCACGACGCTGTGCTATCTGGAGCGGGATGACGCCTACCTGATGCTGCACCGCATCAAAAAACAGGACGACTACAACCACGACAAGTGGGTGGGCGTAGGCGGCAAATTTGAGCGCTTTGAAAGCCCGGAGGACTGCCTTGTGCGGGAGGTGCGGGAGGAAACGGGCCTTACCCTGACGCGCTGGCGCTGCCGGGGCCTGCTGACCTTTGTGTGGGGCAACATGACCGAGTTCATCCACCTGTACACCGCTGACGGCTGGCAGGGCGAGATGGTGCAGGGCGACGCCTGCAAAGAGGGTGTGCTGGAGTGGGTGCCCAAGGAAAAGGTGACGGAACTGCCCATCTGGGAGGGCGACAAAATTTTCTTCCGCCTGCTCAACGGGGATCGGCCGTATTTTTCGCTCAAGCTGGTGTACGACGGCGATACCCTGAAACAGGCGGTGCTGGACGGGAAACAGATCGTCGGAAAGACCTGA
- a CDS encoding RICIN domain-containing protein has protein sequence MAKASQVVILENEFYIIKAPNGKVLEVKDFNTENGAAIQLWSYAGHPWQQWQFVDAGGGRWRIQNRFTGKVIDLALGGVVEGTWLHQWSRTNGWSQCWTLEPTRSGHTRIRNVLADKYIDLVGMNTANGAHAQIWTYVAGGNQEWDLVRIDPDAAQTAKRAEEKPDPQPTPSQRKHQNDLVRKLNNAGQGRASRKD, from the coding sequence ATGGCGAAGGCATCGCAGGTCGTTATACTGGAAAATGAATTTTACATCATCAAAGCCCCGAACGGGAAGGTGCTGGAAGTAAAGGACTTCAATACGGAGAACGGCGCCGCCATCCAGCTGTGGAGCTACGCGGGCCATCCGTGGCAGCAGTGGCAGTTCGTGGACGCAGGCGGCGGGCGCTGGCGCATCCAGAACCGCTTTACCGGCAAGGTGATCGACCTGGCCCTGGGCGGCGTGGTGGAAGGCACTTGGCTGCACCAGTGGAGCCGCACCAACGGCTGGAGCCAGTGCTGGACGCTGGAACCCACCCGCAGCGGTCACACCCGCATCCGGAATGTGCTGGCGGACAAATACATTGACCTGGTGGGCATGAACACCGCAAACGGTGCGCATGCCCAGATCTGGACCTATGTGGCCGGCGGCAACCAGGAATGGGATCTGGTGCGCATCGACCCGGACGCCGCCCAGACGGCAAAGCGTGCGGAGGAAAAGCCGGACCCCCAGCCCACGCCCAGCCAGCGCAAGCATCAGAATGATCTGGTGCGCAAGCTGAACAATGCCGGACAGGGCCGCGCCAGCCGGAAGGACTGA
- a CDS encoding nitroreductase, translating into MTNETIQTIRSRRSCRAYKPEQITNEELEAVLGAGTYAASAMGKQSAKIVVVQDAATREKLSRMNAAIMGKDCDPMYGAPTILVVLADANAKCAVQDGSLVMGNLMLAAASLGLGSCWINRAKEEFESEEGKALLKKWGIEGEWIGVGHCILGYPAGDPQPAAPRKSDYILKV; encoded by the coding sequence ATGACCAATGAGACCATTCAGACCATCCGGAGCCGCCGCAGCTGCCGCGCCTACAAACCGGAGCAGATCACCAACGAAGAACTGGAAGCCGTTCTGGGTGCCGGCACCTATGCTGCCAGCGCCATGGGCAAGCAGAGCGCCAAGATCGTGGTGGTGCAGGACGCCGCCACGCGGGAAAAGCTCTCCCGCATGAACGCCGCCATCATGGGCAAGGACTGCGACCCCATGTACGGCGCGCCCACCATTCTGGTGGTGCTGGCCGATGCCAACGCCAAGTGCGCTGTGCAGGACGGCAGCCTTGTCATGGGCAACCTGATGCTGGCCGCCGCCTCGCTGGGGCTGGGCAGCTGCTGGATCAACCGCGCCAAAGAAGAGTTTGAGAGCGAAGAGGGCAAAGCCCTGCTGAAGAAGTGGGGTATCGAGGGCGAGTGGATCGGCGTCGGCCACTGCATCCTGGGCTACCCCGCCGGGGACCCTCAGCCTGCCGCGCCCCGCAAATCGGATTACATCCTCAAGGTGTGA
- a CDS encoding GNAT family N-acetyltransferase yields MKPDYKLVAKAKYIHTTADLASEIWHEVYKRYYPGKQLDTLVEELQSAEAIEADIDNDVNYFLVVLGGKNIGYFAWKMENTALHLMHLYLRPEYRGKAIGRDIVLSCERLARGEGKGRMWCTVHAKALPVQQFFKALRYRSLKPAEQETGTVPRNELVFEHTL; encoded by the coding sequence ATGAAACCCGATTACAAACTGGTCGCCAAGGCCAAATACATCCACACCACCGCCGACCTTGCCAGCGAAATCTGGCACGAGGTCTACAAACGCTATTACCCCGGCAAGCAGCTGGACACTCTGGTGGAGGAGCTGCAGAGCGCCGAAGCCATCGAGGCCGACATCGACAACGACGTGAACTATTTTCTCGTCGTGCTGGGCGGCAAGAACATCGGCTACTTTGCCTGGAAGATGGAGAACACCGCCCTGCACCTGATGCACCTGTACCTCAGGCCGGAGTACCGCGGCAAGGCCATCGGCCGCGACATCGTGCTTTCCTGCGAGCGTCTGGCCCGGGGCGAGGGCAAGGGCCGCATGTGGTGCACCGTGCATGCCAAGGCCCTGCCCGTACAGCAGTTCTTCAAGGCGCTGCGCTACCGCAGCCTGAAGCCCGCCGAGCAGGAAACCGGCACCGTGCCCCGCAATGAGCTGGTGTTTGAGCACACCCTGTAA
- a CDS encoding YerC/YecD family TrpR-related protein, which yields MAKDHPTGQSGLYEAFLQLKTPEQCYRFLQDVCSYSELSAMEQRFNIAEMLADKRIYTEIMDKTGASSAIISRVSRVLSADGSVLRELLEADKNTH from the coding sequence ATGGCAAAAGATCATCCGACCGGGCAATCCGGTCTGTACGAGGCTTTCCTGCAGCTCAAGACCCCGGAACAGTGCTACCGCTTTCTGCAGGACGTCTGCAGCTATTCCGAGCTGAGCGCAATGGAACAGCGCTTCAACATTGCGGAGATGCTGGCAGACAAGCGCATCTATACCGAGATCATGGACAAGACCGGCGCGTCCAGTGCCATCATCAGCCGGGTCAGCCGGGTACTGAGCGCAGACGGCAGCGTCCTGCGCGAATTGCTGGAAGCCGACAAGAATACGCACTGA
- a CDS encoding DJ-1/PfpI family protein → MSKAVVFFAEGTEECEALLVVDLLRRAKVDVTVASASGSREILSSHKIRITADALAEEVDYSDVDLVVLPGGIPGTPNLAANKTVTDTCTAFAKSGKKVAAICAAPSVLASLGLLEGKNATAHAGFQDKLAGAHVLDAEVVVDGNITTSYGLGGAIPFALELVRQLAGQAEADRIRNAIAYRH, encoded by the coding sequence ATGAGCAAAGCTGTTGTGTTTTTTGCCGAAGGCACCGAAGAGTGCGAGGCCCTGCTGGTGGTGGACCTGCTCCGCCGCGCTAAAGTGGACGTGACCGTGGCCAGCGCATCCGGCAGCCGCGAGATCCTGAGCAGCCACAAGATCCGCATCACCGCCGACGCACTGGCCGAAGAAGTGGACTATTCCGACGTGGATCTGGTAGTGCTGCCCGGCGGCATCCCCGGCACGCCGAATCTGGCCGCCAACAAGACCGTAACCGACACCTGCACCGCCTTTGCAAAATCCGGCAAAAAGGTGGCCGCCATCTGCGCCGCACCCAGCGTGCTGGCCTCTCTGGGCCTGCTGGAAGGCAAAAATGCCACGGCCCACGCCGGATTTCAGGACAAGCTGGCCGGTGCCCATGTGCTGGACGCCGAAGTGGTCGTGGACGGCAACATCACCACCAGCTACGGTCTGGGTGGTGCCATCCCGTTTGCACTGGAGCTGGTGCGCCAGCTGGCCGGGCAGGCCGAGGCCGACCGCATCCGGAACGCCATCGCCTACCGGCACTGA
- a CDS encoding fumarylacetoacetate hydrolase family protein: protein MRFVTCLGPDGVEEPAVLSADGTAVTPLRWLGLPCDTLTEAIPQLTPAVRAGLALALSAIPSVPLDAVQLQSPIPCPAQDVVCLGINYMAHSDEAEKYSADAFSTQHQDAIYFSKRVTRAVPDGGFIEAHTDLVKKLDYECELAVVLGRDAKDVPAGQTRDYVFGYTILNDVSARDVQTAHKQWYFGKSLDGFTPIGPCIVTADEFEAYPPQLGIRSFVNGEKRQDSNTHLQIFDIDHVIHELSQGMTLKAGTIIATGTPAGVGMGMDPPQFLQPGDTVRCEIDGIGSLTNTVR, encoded by the coding sequence ATGCGTTTTGTCACCTGCCTTGGCCCGGATGGTGTGGAGGAGCCCGCCGTCCTCTCTGCCGACGGCACCGCCGTCACCCCGCTGCGCTGGCTGGGCCTGCCCTGCGACACCCTGACCGAGGCCATCCCGCAATTGACCCCCGCCGTGCGGGCCGGGCTGGCGCTGGCCCTGTCGGCCATCCCGTCGGTCCCGCTGGATGCCGTGCAGCTGCAGAGCCCCATTCCCTGCCCGGCACAGGACGTTGTCTGCCTGGGCATCAACTACATGGCTCACTCGGACGAAGCGGAAAAGTATTCCGCCGACGCCTTTTCCACCCAGCATCAGGACGCCATCTACTTTTCCAAGCGGGTCACCCGTGCCGTGCCGGACGGCGGCTTCATCGAGGCCCACACCGACCTGGTAAAGAAGCTGGACTACGAGTGTGAGCTGGCCGTGGTGCTGGGCCGGGATGCCAAAGACGTGCCCGCCGGGCAGACCAGGGACTATGTGTTCGGCTACACCATCCTGAACGACGTTTCCGCCCGCGATGTGCAGACGGCCCACAAGCAGTGGTACTTTGGCAAAAGTCTGGACGGCTTTACCCCCATCGGCCCCTGCATCGTGACGGCAGATGAGTTTGAAGCCTACCCGCCGCAGCTGGGCATCCGCAGTTTTGTCAACGGCGAAAAGCGGCAGGACTCCAACACCCATCTGCAGATTTTTGACATCGACCATGTCATCCACGAGCTTTCGCAGGGCATGACCCTGAAGGCCGGAACCATCATCGCCACCGGCACCCCCGCCGGTGTGGGCATGGGCATGGATCCGCCGCAGTTCCTGCAGCCGGGCGACACGGTGCGCTGCGAGATCGACGGCATCGGCAGTCTGACCAACACGGTGCGCTGA
- a CDS encoding ROK family glucokinase produces the protein MKEYAFGIDLGGTTAKIGLFTTAGALLEKWEVPTDTSNAGEHILENLAAAIMGKMQEKAIPAEQVEGVGIGVPGPVLDSSVVPIVCANLGGWGQRNVSAQLSGLLDGLKVLVGNDANVAALGEIWMGAAKGCRSAVMVTLGTGVGGGVIVNGKVIDGSHGAGGEIGHITVNRHETATCGCGKHGCLEQYSSATGVVRCMKKLLDENPDIPCTLRGIDFAAKDVFDAARSGDALAAREVDEMTDTLGMALASIAATTDPEMFMIGGGVARAGEVLFDPLREHFKTYAFKSCRETPIVAATLGNDAGIYGSVRLIVGE, from the coding sequence ATGAAGGAATACGCATTTGGCATCGACCTGGGCGGCACCACCGCCAAGATCGGCCTGTTCACCACCGCCGGGGCCCTGCTGGAAAAGTGGGAGGTGCCCACCGACACCTCCAATGCCGGTGAACACATCCTGGAAAATCTGGCTGCGGCCATCATGGGCAAAATGCAGGAAAAGGCCATTCCCGCCGAGCAGGTGGAGGGCGTGGGCATCGGCGTGCCCGGCCCGGTGCTGGACAGCAGCGTGGTGCCCATCGTCTGTGCCAACCTGGGTGGCTGGGGCCAGCGCAATGTGTCGGCCCAGCTTTCCGGCCTGCTGGACGGCCTGAAGGTGCTGGTGGGCAATGATGCCAACGTGGCTGCCCTGGGCGAGATCTGGATGGGTGCCGCCAAGGGCTGCCGCAGTGCTGTCATGGTCACGCTGGGCACCGGCGTGGGCGGCGGCGTCATCGTGAACGGCAAGGTCATCGACGGCTCCCACGGGGCCGGCGGCGAGATCGGCCACATCACGGTGAACCGCCACGAGACCGCCACCTGCGGCTGCGGCAAGCACGGCTGCCTGGAACAGTACTCCAGTGCCACCGGCGTGGTCCGCTGCATGAAGAAGCTGCTGGACGAGAACCCGGACATCCCCTGCACCCTGCGCGGCATCGACTTTGCCGCCAAGGACGTATTCGACGCTGCCCGCAGCGGCGACGCCCTCGCTGCCCGCGAGGTGGACGAGATGACCGACACGCTGGGCATGGCACTGGCCAGCATCGCCGCCACCACCGACCCGGAGATGTTCATGATCGGCGGCGGTGTGGCCCGCGCAGGCGAGGTGCTGTTCGACCCGCTGCGCGAGCACTTCAAAACCTACGCCTTCAAGTCCTGCCGGGAGACCCCCATCGTGGCGGCCACACTGGGCAACGACGCCGGCATCTACGGTTCCGTGCGTCTGATCGTGGGCGAATAA
- a CDS encoding ABC transporter ATP-binding protein/permease → MPKQKINDPGAHHASSGALIRRFLPYLVKYKKTLFLDLFCAALTTLCDIVLPKIMSTITNSAMGVGITLTAGIVLRLAALYFVLRIIDGAASYYMSSIGHIMGVHIETDMRRDAFDHLLRLDHTYYNNTKVGTIMGRITNDLFDVTEFAHHCPEEFFIAAIKVVVSFVILCQASIPLTLAVFACVPLMGVVSVYLNGRLRARFRQQRVQIGELNSTIEDSLLGQGVVKAFAADDEERKKFAKGNKDFEQIKTLGYYAMGAFNTSTRLFDGLMYLVVILAGGLSLVYGRITAGDLVAYMLYVTTLIATIRRIVEFAEQFQRGMTGIERFAEIMDTPVAIQDAPDAVPLQPGPGAIRFENVSFEYPDDHNKVLHDISLDIHAGERLALVGASGGGKTTLCNLIPRFYEVTDGRILIDGQDIRHVTLKSLRQDIGIVQQDVYLFSGTVAQNIAYGKPGATREEIVEAARLAGAERFILALKDGFDTYVGERGVKLSGGQKQRIAIARVFLKNPPILILDEATSALDNESEILVGQSLEKLAHGRTTLTIAHRLTTIKDYDRILVLGEEGIVESGTHEQLLAKQGVYYRLWNQLPGEDTL, encoded by the coding sequence ATGCCAAAACAGAAGATCAATGACCCCGGGGCACATCACGCCAGCAGCGGCGCGCTGATCCGGCGCTTCCTGCCCTATCTGGTCAAGTACAAAAAGACCCTGTTCCTGGACCTGTTCTGTGCCGCACTGACTACTCTGTGCGACATCGTGCTGCCCAAGATCATGAGCACCATCACCAACTCCGCCATGGGGGTGGGCATCACCCTGACGGCGGGCATCGTGCTGCGGCTGGCGGCGCTGTACTTCGTGCTGCGCATCATCGACGGCGCGGCCAGCTACTATATGTCCAGCATCGGCCACATCATGGGCGTGCACATCGAGACGGATATGCGCCGCGACGCCTTTGACCACCTGCTGCGTCTGGACCACACCTACTACAACAACACCAAGGTGGGCACCATCATGGGCCGCATCACCAACGACCTGTTCGATGTGACCGAGTTTGCCCACCACTGCCCGGAAGAATTCTTTATCGCGGCCATCAAGGTCGTGGTGTCCTTCGTCATCCTGTGTCAGGCCAGCATCCCGCTGACGCTGGCGGTGTTTGCCTGCGTGCCCCTGATGGGGGTGGTGTCGGTGTACCTGAACGGCCGGCTGCGGGCGCGGTTCCGCCAGCAGCGGGTGCAGATCGGTGAACTGAACTCCACCATCGAGGACAGCCTGCTGGGGCAGGGCGTGGTCAAGGCGTTTGCCGCCGATGACGAAGAGCGGAAAAAATTTGCCAAGGGCAACAAGGATTTTGAGCAGATCAAGACCCTTGGTTACTACGCCATGGGTGCCTTCAACACCTCCACCCGCCTGTTCGACGGCCTGATGTATCTGGTGGTCATTCTGGCGGGCGGCCTGTCGCTGGTATACGGCAGGATCACCGCCGGTGATCTGGTGGCCTACATGCTGTACGTCACCACCCTCATCGCCACCATCCGGCGCATCGTGGAATTTGCCGAGCAGTTCCAGCGCGGCATGACCGGCATCGAGCGCTTTGCCGAGATCATGGACACCCCGGTGGCCATTCAGGACGCCCCGGACGCCGTGCCCCTGCAGCCCGGCCCCGGCGCGATCCGGTTCGAGAACGTCAGCTTTGAGTACCCGGATGACCACAACAAGGTGCTGCACGATATCAGTCTGGACATCCACGCCGGGGAGCGGCTGGCGCTGGTGGGCGCTTCCGGCGGCGGCAAGACCACCCTGTGCAACCTGATCCCCCGCTTTTACGAGGTGACGGACGGCCGCATCCTCATCGACGGGCAGGATATCCGCCATGTCACCCTGAAGAGCCTGCGGCAGGACATCGGCATCGTGCAGCAGGACGTGTACCTGTTCAGCGGCACGGTGGCCCAGAACATTGCCTACGGCAAGCCCGGTGCCACACGCGAGGAGATCGTGGAGGCGGCCCGTCTGGCCGGTGCCGAGCGGTTCATTCTGGCCCTGAAGGACGGCTTTGACACCTACGTCGGAGAGCGCGGCGTCAAGCTGTCCGGCGGCCAGAAACAGCGCATCGCCATTGCCCGTGTGTTCCTGAAGAACCCGCCCATCCTCATTCTGGACGAGGCCACCAGTGCACTGGACAACGAGAGCGAGATCCTGGTGGGCCAGAGCCTGGAAAAACTGGCTCACGGCCGCACGACTCTCACCATTGCCCACCGCCTGACCACCATCAAGGATTACGACCGCATCCTGGTGCTGGGCGAAGAGGGCATTGTGGAATCCGGTACCCACGAACAGCTGCTGGCAAAGCAGGGCGTGTACTACCGCCTGTGGAACCAGCTGCCGGGAGAAGATACGCTGTAA
- a CDS encoding YggS family pyridoxal phosphate-dependent enzyme, which produces MAEKTLEQMREAVEEIRAKMAAAAREAGRDPAQVQLCAACKTRTAETVAASAALPIDVFGENHVQELCANFDAGAYCGKPSHFIGHLQTNKIKKVLGRASLIQSVDSEHLLAAIEKEAAKAGIVQNVLLEVNIGGEESKTGVAPEALWPLLDAAAAQEHIRVKGLMAIPPVNDDDAQNRRYLAQVYKLFVQAGERGYQNVAMETLSMGMSGDFENAIREGATLVRIGTAIYGERDYSKKG; this is translated from the coding sequence ATGGCAGAAAAGACGTTGGAGCAAATGCGGGAAGCCGTGGAGGAGATCCGCGCAAAGATGGCTGCCGCTGCCCGGGAAGCAGGCCGGGACCCGGCGCAGGTGCAGCTGTGCGCCGCCTGCAAGACCCGCACCGCTGAGACGGTGGCCGCCAGTGCCGCGCTGCCCATTGACGTGTTTGGCGAGAACCATGTGCAGGAGCTGTGCGCAAACTTTGACGCCGGGGCCTACTGCGGCAAGCCCAGCCATTTTATCGGCCACCTGCAGACCAACAAGATCAAAAAGGTGCTGGGCCGCGCCAGCCTCATCCAGAGCGTGGACAGCGAACACCTGCTGGCCGCCATCGAAAAGGAAGCCGCTAAGGCCGGCATCGTGCAGAATGTGCTGCTGGAGGTGAACATCGGCGGCGAGGAGAGCAAGACCGGTGTGGCACCGGAAGCCCTCTGGCCCCTGCTGGATGCGGCTGCCGCACAGGAACACATCCGGGTGAAGGGCCTGATGGCCATCCCGCCCGTGAACGACGATGACGCCCAGAACCGCCGGTATCTGGCCCAGGTGTACAAGCTGTTCGTGCAGGCCGGGGAGCGCGGCTACCAGAACGTGGCCATGGAGACCCTTTCCATGGGCATGAGCGGCGACTTTGAAAACGCCATCCGCGAGGGTGCCACGCTGGTGCGCATCGGCACCGCCATTTACGGCGAGCGGGATTACAGCAAGAAGGGATAA
- a CDS encoding TIGR01440 family protein, whose product MTEAFQKQIEQEARQAVTELLAEAKLKKGDVFVVGCSSSEIVGGHIGKDSSLEAARAVYAGIAPVLAENGIWLAAQCCEHLNRAIIIEREAAEKYGWEEVCVVPRPHAGGSWATTCWKNFQDPVAVEEIRAHAGIDIGGTLIGMHLRRVAVPVRLSLSKIGEATILCARTRPKLIGGERAKYTEED is encoded by the coding sequence ATGACAGAAGCATTTCAGAAACAGATCGAACAGGAGGCCCGGCAGGCCGTGACCGAACTGCTGGCCGAAGCAAAGCTGAAAAAAGGCGATGTGTTCGTGGTAGGCTGCTCGTCCAGCGAGATCGTGGGCGGGCACATCGGCAAGGATTCCAGCCTGGAAGCGGCCCGCGCCGTGTATGCAGGCATTGCCCCGGTGCTGGCCGAAAACGGCATCTGGCTGGCAGCGCAGTGCTGTGAGCATCTGAACCGGGCCATTATCATCGAGCGGGAAGCTGCGGAAAAATACGGCTGGGAGGAGGTATGCGTGGTGCCCCGGCCCCATGCCGGCGGCAGCTGGGCCACTACCTGCTGGAAGAACTTCCAGGACCCGGTGGCCGTGGAGGAGATCCGCGCCCACGCGGGTATCGACATCGGCGGCACCCTCATCGGCATGCACCTGAGGCGGGTGGCCGTGCCGGTGCGGCTGAGCCTTTCCAAGATCGGCGAAGCAACTATCCTGTGCGCCCGCACCCGCCCGAAGCTCATTGGCGGCGAGCGCGCCAAGTATACCGAGGAGGACTGA
- a CDS encoding SMP-30/gluconolactonase/LRE family protein — MRIGLVEFLLILAIASLTVGPQVALFVDRWMRRANRANARAARRRAEYAAQMAAERDALLKRFRTASTVFGVGILLTLVYALVFRPIDTPPQAYTAPEVRQSTGAVQTALSADSRDVLALRDYQGVDCIREQDGFVYAAAYNGATLKKRKSDLVRTDGGSFSAILSVDGELTGFAFDADGDLWLTVLTPGGGALCRARHDSWGAAVEQVVTQIDGAPLGAVSAVEAGPDGKVYFAVAGGEAVDNGLEAALRTELLAHTGTGWVYVYDPADRSVQRVVGGVAGASGLALSPDGRTLYVSDLGNRCVWSMDADARELTAGGKNCQSAFSGLPGYPGALAMEADGTLYISYRWARSGWLEKNADSTLLRGIALRAGQNLQEKLFGLPSDAPCAEAVSTADGSWKRTFTGGSSCTAVCPVGSKVYFGAADSAQVLSARI, encoded by the coding sequence ATGCGAATCGGACTGGTTGAATTTTTGCTGATCCTTGCCATTGCGTCCCTCACGGTGGGGCCGCAGGTGGCCTTGTTCGTGGACCGCTGGATGCGGCGGGCCAACCGCGCCAACGCCCGGGCGGCACGCCGCCGGGCCGAATATGCGGCCCAGATGGCGGCCGAGCGGGATGCGCTGCTCAAGCGGTTCCGTACCGCCAGCACCGTGTTCGGGGTGGGCATCCTGCTGACACTGGTGTATGCGCTGGTGTTCCGGCCCATCGACACCCCGCCGCAGGCCTACACCGCGCCGGAGGTGCGCCAGAGCACCGGCGCCGTGCAGACAGCCCTTTCTGCCGACAGCCGGGATGTGCTGGCACTGAGAGACTATCAGGGCGTGGACTGCATCCGTGAGCAGGACGGCTTTGTGTATGCGGCTGCGTACAACGGCGCGACCCTGAAAAAGCGGAAGAGTGACCTTGTGCGCACCGATGGCGGCAGCTTTTCGGCCATTCTGAGCGTGGACGGAGAGCTGACCGGCTTTGCTTTTGATGCAGACGGGGACCTGTGGCTGACCGTCCTCACCCCCGGCGGCGGGGCCCTGTGCCGTGCAAGACACGACAGCTGGGGCGCGGCCGTGGAACAGGTGGTCACCCAGATCGACGGGGCCCCGCTGGGGGCCGTCTCTGCGGTGGAGGCCGGCCCGGACGGCAAGGTGTACTTTGCCGTGGCGGGCGGGGAAGCCGTGGACAATGGGCTGGAAGCGGCCCTGCGCACCGAGCTGCTGGCCCACACCGGCACCGGCTGGGTGTATGTGTATGACCCGGCGGACCGGTCGGTGCAGCGGGTGGTCGGCGGCGTGGCCGGGGCATCCGGCCTGGCCCTGAGCCCGGACGGCAGGACCCTGTATGTTTCGGATCTGGGCAATCGCTGTGTATGGAGCATGGACGCTGACGCCCGGGAACTGACGGCGGGCGGCAAAAACTGCCAAAGTGCCTTTTCCGGCCTGCCGGGCTACCCCGGTGCACTGGCAATGGAAGCCGACGGCACCCTGTACATCAGCTACCGCTGGGCCCGCAGCGGCTGGCTGGAAAAGAACGCCGACAGCACCCTGCTGCGGGGCATCGCCCTGCGGGCGGGTCAGAATCTGCAGGAAAAGCTGTTCGGCCTGCCGTCCGACGCTCCCTGCGCGGAGGCGGTGAGCACCGCCGACGGCAGCTGGAAGCGGACGTTCACCGGCGGCAGCAGCTGCACGGCGGTGTGCCCGGTGGGCAGCAAAGTGTATTTTGGCGCGGCGGACAGCGCACAGGTGCTGTCGGCACGCATTTAA
- a CDS encoding glycosyltransferase yields MSIPKIIHYCWFGGGPIGEADRKCMESWKKYCPDYKIIEWNEQNFEISANRYAQQAYEAKKYAFVSDYARLAVVYEYGGIYLDTDVELVRPLDELLELPGFMGFQNNNEVATGLGFGACKGNPVVQALLRDYDALDFIKADGSVDLTPCPERNTKVLQTLGVRVDGTRQSIAEMEIFPAEYFCPMEFATRKLRVTPKTYSIHRYAESWKPKPSAVSRILQRLLKKHYYTWYCPLRGRIEGRLRKRT; encoded by the coding sequence GTGAGTATCCCGAAAATCATTCATTACTGCTGGTTCGGCGGCGGGCCGATCGGCGAAGCGGACCGCAAGTGCATGGAAAGCTGGAAGAAATACTGCCCGGACTACAAGATCATCGAGTGGAACGAGCAGAATTTTGAGATCAGCGCAAACCGCTACGCACAGCAGGCCTACGAGGCAAAGAAATACGCCTTTGTATCGGACTATGCGCGGCTGGCGGTGGTGTACGAGTACGGCGGCATCTATCTGGATACAGACGTGGAGCTGGTGCGCCCGCTGGATGAGCTGCTGGAACTGCCCGGGTTTATGGGGTTTCAGAACAACAACGAAGTAGCCACCGGGCTGGGGTTCGGGGCGTGCAAGGGCAACCCGGTGGTGCAGGCGTTGCTGCGGGATTACGATGCACTGGATTTTATAAAGGCAGACGGCAGCGTGGATCTGACGCCCTGCCCGGAGCGGAATACAAAAGTATTGCAGACGCTGGGCGTGCGCGTAGACGGAACAAGGCAGAGCATCGCGGAAATGGAGATCTTTCCGGCAGAGTATTTCTGCCCGATGGAGTTTGCCACCCGGAAGCTCCGGGTGACGCCCAAGACCTACTCCATCCACCGCTATGCCGAAAGCTGGAAGCCGAAGCCCAGCGCGGTCAGCCGCATTTTGCAGCGGCTGCTGAAGAAGCACTATTATACATGGTACTGCCCTCTGCGTGGCCGGATCGAGGGACGGCTGAGAAAGAGAACCTGA